From one Desulfurobacterium thermolithotrophum DSM 11699 genomic stretch:
- a CDS encoding GatB/YqeY domain-containing protein codes for MGLKAQLLQDMKEAMRAKDKVRLSTIRMINSLIKNAEIEKRGELTDDEIIQLLMKYAKQRKEAIEMYEKGGRQDLVEKEKAELAVVESYLPKQMSEEEIRELVKEAIEATGASSPKDIGKVMQHVMPKVKGRADGSVVNKIVREMLANG; via the coding sequence ATGGGACTGAAAGCGCAGCTCCTTCAGGATATGAAAGAGGCTATGAGAGCCAAGGATAAAGTAAGGCTCTCTACGATCAGAATGATTAACTCTCTAATTAAGAACGCTGAAATTGAGAAAAGAGGAGAGCTCACAGACGACGAGATCATCCAGCTCCTCATGAAGTACGCAAAGCAGAGAAAAGAAGCCATTGAGATGTACGAAAAGGGCGGAAGGCAGGATCTGGTAGAGAAAGAGAAGGCTGAATTGGCTGTAGTTGAGTCTTATCTTCCAAAGCAGATGAGCGAAGAGGAAATAAGAGAGCTCGTCAAGGAAGCCATCGAAGCTACAGGAGCTTCTTCACCGAAGGATATCGGAAAAGTGATGCAACACGTTATGCCCAAAGTCAAAGGTAGAGCTGACGGTTCTGTTGTTAATAAAATCGTTAGAGAGATGCTTGCAAACGGCTGA
- a CDS encoding aminopeptidase, which yields MGIWDWHDEKVKKAIKNLFIKNLCTSKEDKVLILSDTYKERIGELFFSVGTNFSNYVLHLTYPPTGRHGLEPPEVVWRGTFGSEFVEELKSKGLFERIQRKELTQSDEEEIKEILLETTSPLDLPSVVVAVNEHSLSHTLFRKLCTNFLSMRFASMPLFESFMFYTSMQADWNLVAKHSKVLASLLTDATEAHITCPLGTDIRFSLEGREGLADTGKLCTLGDFGNLPAGEAFIAPVEETAEGVFVTKYAPTRKLSEPVKLFVENGKVIEVKGEEAFSKFLTDLIHHEKNADNIAEFGIGTNEKAERFDNILEAEKILGTCHIAIGDNSAFGGETRANVHIDLLVDKPTIKLRIGEKEVEIMREGKLLV from the coding sequence ATGGGAATTTGGGACTGGCACGATGAAAAGGTAAAAAAAGCAATTAAAAACTTATTCATAAAGAATCTTTGCACATCTAAGGAAGACAAAGTTTTAATCCTTTCAGATACCTACAAGGAAAGAATCGGAGAGCTCTTCTTTTCTGTTGGAACTAACTTCTCAAATTACGTCCTCCATCTGACATATCCACCAACTGGAAGACACGGGCTTGAACCACCAGAGGTTGTCTGGAGGGGAACCTTTGGTTCTGAGTTCGTTGAGGAGCTAAAATCAAAGGGACTTTTCGAAAGAATACAGAGAAAAGAATTAACTCAAAGCGATGAAGAAGAGATAAAAGAGATTCTCCTTGAAACCACTTCTCCCCTTGATTTACCATCAGTGGTCGTTGCCGTGAACGAGCATTCTCTAAGCCATACACTTTTCAGGAAGCTCTGCACAAACTTCCTCTCAATGAGATTTGCAAGTATGCCACTCTTTGAATCATTTATGTTCTATACTTCTATGCAGGCAGACTGGAATCTGGTTGCGAAACACTCAAAAGTTCTTGCAAGCCTCCTAACAGATGCAACAGAAGCCCACATTACATGTCCACTTGGAACAGATATAAGATTTTCTCTTGAAGGAAGAGAAGGACTGGCAGATACAGGAAAACTCTGTACACTCGGAGACTTTGGAAACCTACCAGCAGGAGAAGCATTTATTGCACCAGTTGAAGAAACAGCTGAAGGAGTCTTTGTAACCAAATATGCACCTACAAGGAAACTAAGCGAACCAGTAAAGCTATTCGTCGAAAATGGAAAGGTCATAGAAGTAAAGGGTGAAGAAGCGTTTTCAAAATTCTTGACAGATTTAATCCATCATGAGAAGAATGCAGACAACATTGCAGAGTTTGGGATCGGAACAAACGAAAAAGCAGAAAGGTTTGACAACATATTAGAGGCTGAAAAAATCCTTGGAACCTGTCATATAGCAATCGGAGACAACAGCGCTTTTGGTGGAGAGACAAGAGCAAACGTTCATATTGACTTACTTGTAGATAAACCAACAATTAAACTCAGGATTGGTGAAAAAGAAGTTGAAATAATGAGAGAAGGAAAGTTATTGGTGTAG
- the rsmA gene encoding 16S rRNA (adenine(1518)-N(6)/adenine(1519)-N(6))-dimethyltransferase RsmA, whose protein sequence is MRLKKSLGQHFLKDRNIIRKIVDSGNITFEDRVIEIGPGGGALTEEILKRNPKELIVIEIDKDWVEHLREKFGDRIKIVNADATKFDFSSFDGKFKYFGNLPYNVSTAILRNLLDHKDSVEKGIFMVQKEVANRLSARKGKEYGYLPALLSLFFDIKKLFDVSPRAFTPPPKVMSTVFMMTPKEFDIEEKELIEFESFLKRAFSQRRKKLKSNLKLKNYPEEISEYMERRAEKLPPEKLLELFYTVRDFQLHQ, encoded by the coding sequence ATGAGACTTAAAAAATCATTAGGACAGCATTTTTTAAAAGATAGGAACATAATTAGAAAAATAGTTGATTCTGGAAATATTACTTTTGAAGATAGAGTAATTGAAATAGGACCGGGTGGGGGAGCTCTAACTGAAGAGATACTTAAAAGAAATCCAAAAGAACTTATAGTTATTGAAATTGATAAGGATTGGGTGGAGCATCTACGGGAAAAGTTTGGTGACAGAATTAAAATCGTAAATGCCGATGCAACCAAGTTTGACTTTTCTTCTTTTGATGGAAAGTTTAAATACTTTGGAAACCTTCCCTACAACGTCTCAACTGCAATCCTTAGAAACCTTCTTGACCACAAGGATTCGGTAGAAAAGGGAATCTTTATGGTTCAAAAAGAGGTTGCCAATAGGCTTTCTGCACGAAAAGGTAAGGAGTACGGCTATCTGCCAGCACTACTTTCTCTCTTCTTTGATATAAAAAAGCTTTTTGATGTTTCTCCAAGGGCTTTCACTCCTCCCCCAAAGGTTATGTCAACCGTTTTTATGATGACTCCGAAAGAGTTTGACATAGAAGAAAAAGAGCTAATTGAATTTGAGAGTTTCCTGAAAAGAGCATTTTCACAGCGGAGAAAAAAATTAAAGAGCAACCTGAAACTCAAAAATTATCCAGAAGAGATTTCAGAATACATGGAAAGAAGAGCTGAGAAGCTCCCACCAGAAAAACTGCTGGAGCTCTTTTATACAGTTCGAGACTTTCAGCTACACCAATAA
- the msrA gene encoding peptide-methionine (S)-S-oxide reductase MsrA, producing MKKATFAGGCFWCLEEAFSKVPGVVEVIPGYAGGNVENPTYEEVCSGKTGHVEAVQITYNPEKVSYRELLITFWTSIDPTDSGGQFADRGSHYKTVIFYHDEEQRELAEKSKKILEESGLFSETIATEIKSFKNFYVTEGYHRRFFEKEPMRYYYYKINSGRAKYCEIVWDKKNGRKLLEEKL from the coding sequence GTGAAAAAAGCAACTTTTGCAGGTGGTTGCTTCTGGTGTCTTGAGGAAGCGTTTTCTAAGGTTCCTGGGGTTGTAGAGGTTATTCCTGGATATGCTGGGGGTAATGTAGAGAATCCTACTTATGAGGAAGTTTGCTCGGGTAAAACTGGACACGTTGAAGCTGTTCAGATAACTTACAATCCAGAAAAGGTTTCTTATAGAGAACTTCTCATAACTTTCTGGACTTCAATCGATCCCACAGATTCAGGTGGACAGTTTGCAGATAGAGGAAGTCACTACAAAACCGTGATTTTCTACCATGATGAAGAACAGAGGGAACTGGCTGAGAAGAGCAAAAAGATTCTTGAAGAAAGCGGTCTTTTCTCTGAAACCATAGCTACAGAGATTAAGTCTTTCAAAAACTTCTACGTGACCGAAGGATATCACAGGAGATTCTTTGAAAAAGAACCGATGAGATACTACTACTATAAAATCAACTCCGGAAGGGCTAAGTACTGTGAGATTGTCTGGGATAAGAAGAATGGAAGGAAACTCCTTGAAGAAAAGCTTTAA
- a CDS encoding ketopantoate reductase family protein has protein sequence MRFAIFGTGGVGGFYGGMVARCGHEIVFIARGKKLKAMKEKGLTVKSFKHGEWTVKEDGKRITFTDKPEEAGKVDVVFVCVKSYDTENVAPKLLPMLKEDTVVVSIQNGIENEEILAKYVGENRVLGATAFVGAYVKEPGVVVHEAAGLLEIGEMSGQQSERVEKLVEELKKCGIEARASKDIRYTLWKKLVWNIAFNPYSVITGATVGEMLSMPESYEILKNLMEECYRVAEAHGVKLKPKIMENYLKSSPDLMDYKTSMLLDFERGKPIELEGITGALIRKAEEKGIKIPYNRCVYGTVKILLKKRDKKLMEKK, from the coding sequence ATGAGATTTGCAATATTTGGAACCGGCGGAGTCGGAGGATTTTACGGCGGGATGGTTGCCCGCTGTGGTCATGAGATTGTTTTCATTGCAAGAGGTAAAAAGTTAAAAGCAATGAAAGAAAAGGGATTAACTGTTAAGAGCTTTAAGCACGGTGAGTGGACAGTCAAGGAGGATGGAAAGAGAATTACCTTCACAGACAAACCAGAAGAGGCTGGAAAAGTCGATGTTGTCTTTGTCTGCGTGAAGTCCTACGACACTGAAAATGTTGCTCCAAAGTTACTCCCAATGTTAAAGGAAGATACTGTTGTTGTTTCCATCCAAAACGGAATTGAAAATGAAGAGATACTCGCGAAATACGTTGGTGAAAATAGAGTTTTAGGAGCTACAGCGTTTGTAGGAGCTTACGTTAAAGAACCTGGAGTTGTTGTCCATGAAGCAGCAGGTCTTTTAGAGATTGGGGAAATGAGTGGACAACAGTCAGAAAGGGTTGAAAAGCTTGTTGAAGAGCTTAAAAAATGTGGAATTGAAGCAAGGGCTTCAAAAGATATCAGATACACCCTCTGGAAAAAGCTGGTCTGGAACATTGCATTTAACCCTTACTCGGTCATAACGGGAGCAACAGTTGGAGAAATGCTTTCTATGCCGGAAAGTTATGAAATACTGAAAAACTTGATGGAGGAGTGCTACAGAGTTGCTGAAGCCCACGGCGTTAAGTTAAAACCGAAGATCATGGAAAACTACTTAAAATCCTCTCCAGACTTGATGGACTACAAAACTTCGATGCTTTTGGATTTTGAGAGAGGTAAACCAATAGAGCTGGAAGGCATAACAGGAGCCTTAATCAGAAAGGCTGAAGAGAAAGGAATTAAGATTCCTTACAATAGATGTGTTTACGGTACCGTCAAGATCCTCTTAAAGAAGAGAGACAAGAAATTGATGGAAAAGAAGTAA
- a CDS encoding endonuclease MutS2, translating to MFKGVGYHLEFNKILKATSELAKSEPGKSATLSLVPLTKREEVERNLRITDTLVKLLSEKQLPLESFPDISKTINKLSVEGAILSVEELVSILKVIRQSSILKNFFSSLDERFSRIKYFGERLSRFEGLREVLERSIDDTGEILDTASPRLKSIRKNIRVTTLRIREKLESLVNRYEDLCPDRIVTEREGRYVILVKPHFRKKFSGIVHDRSSSGQTLYVEPASVIEDNNRLRELKAEEKEEIKRILIELSWKVSERRVELLTSFRTLIELDRRYATALLSLKLKGTLPEFSEEIDLKEAKHPLILLSEKEVVPVDIKLKNGLVITGPNTGGKTVTLKTVGLLSMMAQSGFLIPVSEGSKLRLFKKWMADIGDEQSIEQSLSTFSAHVKNISEILREADKDSLVLLDELGAGTDPIEGSTLAIGILKYLKEKNAKVIATTHFTPVKLFAYKDDYYDVASVMFDEETLKPLYKLAYGIIGRSYALEIAKRYGMPEEVIETARSLMTAEDRLAEDIIAALEKEYRKLTEEKETVERLKEALKKKEEELQKKEKELKEKSAREIEKFIEELKKKSEEVFKKAKSEKAKQEIRQIVITAKNRAKALAEAKEVREVKPGNTVKLLKSGRKGKVLEVDKERKVAKVLVGGLKVDVKLSQIEPVEETVKQEEIVKVNVKKPSTFFPELKLLGMRGEEALAAVEQFLDDANLVGIKRVKIVHGYGTGILKRLIREYLKESPYVKSFRPGKIEEGGDGVTIVELK from the coding sequence ATGTTCAAAGGAGTGGGGTACCACTTAGAATTCAACAAAATTCTTAAAGCTACCTCTGAACTCGCAAAAAGCGAGCCAGGTAAATCTGCAACGTTGTCGCTTGTTCCACTTACAAAAAGAGAAGAGGTCGAACGAAATCTCCGGATAACAGATACTCTTGTTAAACTTTTATCGGAAAAACAACTTCCTTTAGAGTCTTTTCCTGATATCTCAAAAACGATAAATAAACTTTCTGTTGAAGGTGCTATTTTAAGCGTCGAAGAGCTTGTATCGATTTTAAAAGTTATAAGACAATCCTCCATCCTGAAGAACTTCTTCTCCAGTCTGGATGAACGGTTTTCACGGATCAAATACTTTGGGGAAAGGCTTTCCAGATTTGAAGGGTTGAGAGAAGTCCTTGAAAGGTCGATAGACGATACAGGAGAAATCCTTGATACCGCTTCACCAAGGCTCAAAAGCATAAGGAAAAACATCAGAGTAACCACCTTACGGATAAGAGAAAAGCTGGAATCTCTGGTAAACCGCTACGAAGACCTCTGTCCAGACAGGATAGTAACCGAAAGGGAAGGGCGTTACGTCATCTTGGTAAAACCTCACTTTAGGAAGAAATTCTCAGGAATAGTCCATGATCGATCCTCATCGGGTCAGACACTTTACGTTGAACCAGCTTCTGTCATTGAAGATAACAACAGATTGAGGGAGCTGAAAGCTGAAGAAAAAGAAGAGATAAAGAGAATTTTGATTGAACTCTCCTGGAAAGTGAGTGAAAGGAGAGTGGAATTACTGACGAGTTTCAGAACCCTCATTGAGCTTGATAGGCGCTATGCAACTGCACTTCTCTCTCTGAAACTGAAAGGCACTCTTCCTGAGTTCTCTGAAGAAATAGACCTAAAAGAGGCAAAGCATCCTCTAATACTCCTTTCCGAAAAAGAAGTGGTTCCCGTTGATATAAAGCTAAAGAATGGACTTGTCATAACAGGTCCCAACACAGGTGGAAAAACGGTCACCCTTAAAACCGTTGGACTTCTCTCCATGATGGCACAGTCTGGGTTCCTCATTCCTGTCAGCGAAGGAAGCAAACTGAGACTCTTTAAGAAGTGGATGGCAGATATTGGTGACGAGCAGAGCATCGAACAGAGCCTTTCAACCTTCAGTGCCCACGTCAAGAACATCTCTGAAATTCTAAGGGAAGCTGATAAGGATTCCCTTGTTCTTCTTGATGAGCTAGGAGCTGGAACAGACCCGATAGAGGGTTCAACCCTTGCAATCGGGATCCTCAAATATTTAAAAGAAAAGAACGCAAAGGTCATAGCAACAACCCACTTTACACCCGTTAAACTCTTTGCCTACAAGGATGACTATTACGATGTCGCCTCAGTGATGTTTGATGAAGAAACCTTAAAGCCCCTCTACAAACTTGCCTACGGGATAATCGGAAGAAGTTACGCCCTTGAGATTGCAAAAAGGTACGGAATGCCCGAAGAGGTTATTGAAACCGCAAGGTCTCTCATGACGGCAGAAGACAGGCTTGCCGAGGACATAATAGCTGCCCTTGAGAAGGAATACAGGAAACTGACAGAAGAAAAGGAAACTGTTGAAAGGCTAAAAGAGGCATTAAAGAAAAAAGAGGAGGAGCTCCAGAAGAAAGAAAAGGAACTCAAGGAAAAATCGGCAAGAGAAATTGAAAAATTCATAGAGGAATTAAAGAAAAAGAGCGAAGAAGTCTTCAAAAAGGCAAAATCTGAAAAAGCAAAACAGGAAATAAGGCAGATCGTAATTACTGCAAAGAACAGAGCCAAAGCTCTTGCAGAAGCTAAAGAGGTAAGAGAAGTCAAACCAGGCAATACTGTAAAGCTTCTTAAATCTGGAAGGAAAGGAAAAGTCCTTGAAGTCGATAAAGAGAGAAAAGTGGCAAAGGTTCTGGTTGGTGGCTTGAAGGTTGACGTTAAACTTTCTCAGATTGAGCCAGTTGAAGAGACAGTAAAGCAAGAGGAGATTGTAAAGGTCAACGTAAAGAAACCGTCAACGTTTTTCCCTGAGCTTAAGCTCCTTGGAATGAGAGGAGAGGAAGCTCTCGCAGCGGTTGAGCAGTTCTTAGACGATGCAAATCTTGTTGGAATAAAGAGGGTCAAGATTGTCCACGGTTATGGAACAGGAATACTAAAAAGGCTTATAAGGGAATATTTAAAAGAGTCTCCTTACGTCAAAAGCTTTAGACCTGGAAAGATTGAAGAGGGTGGGGACGGCGTAACGATTGTGGAGCTAAAATAA
- a CDS encoding IS5-like element ISDeth1 family transposase: protein MPKLRKKPILSGMKAKRLNFHKVLNLSKTYMNRRGQAVLVYLYPFKTKRGRPKKYPDEIILTLLFLQVAWNLSFRDLEYLAVQIFGRENIPDFSTYYYRLKQLPSILLVDFLNFVSRRLLGKYHKELRFLIIDGTGFKYNEIYPLKILRGKEIKEVKSHVKVVVLSVHLKDGKRFILTALPGESYASEVKLGEKIVRWLNERGFIWRALKGKPFLGDKAYDSIKFIELVLLVGLKPYIKVRETLRKGIKSEIRLKCKELLESDEIYRFRGLIESIFGEVKQDVGSYERTKSFHIAQLFVLAKFILFNMGVLFFVWMIFQTLSNMNC, encoded by the coding sequence TTGCCAAAATTAAGAAAAAAGCCTATCCTCTCCGGTATGAAAGCGAAAAGACTAAATTTCCACAAAGTACTCAACCTATCAAAAACATACATGAACCGGAGAGGACAGGCTGTACTGGTATATTTATATCCTTTTAAAACCAAAAGAGGAAGACCCAAGAAATACCCTGACGAGATAATTCTTACCCTTCTTTTCCTCCAAGTAGCCTGGAACCTATCATTCAGAGACCTTGAATATTTGGCAGTTCAGATATTTGGAAGAGAGAATATTCCTGATTTTTCAACCTATTATTACCGACTCAAGCAACTACCTTCCATTCTCCTTGTAGATTTTCTGAACTTTGTCTCTCGAAGACTCTTAGGGAAGTATCATAAAGAACTAAGATTTCTGATAATAGATGGAACTGGCTTCAAATACAATGAGATTTATCCATTGAAAATTCTAAGAGGCAAAGAGATAAAGGAGGTAAAAAGCCACGTTAAAGTTGTTGTATTAAGCGTTCATCTAAAAGATGGAAAAAGGTTCATTCTTACTGCATTACCTGGAGAGAGTTACGCTTCGGAAGTGAAACTTGGAGAGAAAATAGTTAGGTGGTTAAACGAAAGGGGATTTATATGGAGAGCTTTGAAAGGAAAGCCATTTTTAGGAGACAAAGCTTATGACAGCATTAAGTTTATTGAGCTTGTTCTGTTAGTAGGCTTAAAGCCTTACATAAAGGTGAGAGAAACATTAAGGAAGGGAATTAAATCTGAGATTAGGCTTAAATGCAAAGAGCTTTTAGAATCTGATGAAATTTACAGGTTTAGAGGACTGATAGAGAGTATTTTTGGAGAAGTTAAGCAGGATGTTGGAAGTTACGAGAGAACAAAGAGCTTTCATATAGCTCAACTGTTTGTTTTAGCTAAGTTTATCCTCTTTAACATGGGAGTTTTGTTCTTTGTCTGGATGATTTTTCAAACACTCTCGAATATGAACTGTTGA
- the rpsU gene encoding 30S ribosomal protein S21 translates to MATVYVRDGEPFEKALKRFKKLCEKEGILTEIKRREYYEKPSEKRKRKAMAARKRLIKALKKRGLLPPKGKKKK, encoded by the coding sequence ATGGCAACAGTTTACGTCCGCGATGGAGAGCCATTTGAAAAAGCACTAAAGAGATTTAAGAAACTCTGCGAAAAAGAAGGTATACTTACGGAAATCAAGAGAAGAGAGTACTACGAGAAGCCAAGCGAAAAGAGGAAGAGAAAAGCAATGGCTGCAAGAAAGAGACTTATCAAGGCTCTCAAGAAACGCGGTCTTCTTCCACCAAAAGGCAAGAAGAAAAAGTAA
- a CDS encoding leucyl aminopeptidase: MKITYTHELPANKKGDALVIGVYEGLKNLTKEEVAQLKSLSFSGKLGEVVTVPGTENFKTLIYVGLGKKTELKTDVVRLAAAKGIKSAKRIKAKKVVFELFGVDKLKEKAAKALAEGIVLGNYSFNKYKSKEEEKFELEKVTVAGEKEYKKDFESGYVLAEAANFTRDIVNEPGNVVTPEKLAEIAKELSEKYGFKCKVFKEKELEKNKMFGILTVGKGSKNPPRFIHITYKPKNPKKKIAIVGKGVTFDSGGLNIKPEQFMKTMKSDKAGACAVLGIMKAVGELKPDVEIHALIPTVENMPGGKAYRPDDIIVYKNGKSVEIHSTDAEGRLILADALIYGSELEPDVMIDMATLTGACVVALGYYTSGLFTNDDKLANTFLKLSAETGEKMWRMPLDEDLKEDIKGAYSDLQNVGKTRYGGAITAALFLQNFVDFEKVKSWAHIDIAGPAFLDKEWKYYSPGATGQPVRTVVEYIVLEN; encoded by the coding sequence ATGAAAATAACATACACTCATGAACTTCCTGCCAACAAAAAAGGAGATGCTCTTGTAATTGGAGTTTATGAAGGATTAAAAAATCTTACAAAAGAAGAAGTAGCCCAGCTTAAAAGCTTAAGTTTTTCAGGTAAGTTAGGAGAAGTTGTAACTGTTCCCGGTACAGAAAACTTTAAAACTTTAATCTATGTAGGGCTTGGTAAAAAGACTGAGCTTAAGACTGACGTTGTAAGACTTGCAGCAGCAAAAGGAATAAAGAGTGCAAAGAGAATAAAAGCTAAAAAAGTAGTCTTTGAACTTTTTGGTGTGGACAAACTAAAAGAGAAAGCTGCAAAAGCTCTTGCAGAAGGAATTGTACTTGGCAATTATTCTTTCAATAAGTACAAAAGTAAAGAAGAAGAAAAGTTTGAGTTAGAAAAAGTAACTGTTGCTGGTGAAAAAGAGTATAAAAAAGATTTTGAATCTGGTTATGTCTTGGCTGAAGCTGCAAACTTTACAAGAGATATAGTAAATGAACCAGGAAATGTAGTAACTCCTGAAAAGCTTGCAGAAATCGCAAAGGAGCTTTCCGAAAAGTACGGTTTCAAGTGCAAAGTTTTTAAGGAAAAGGAACTAGAAAAGAACAAAATGTTTGGAATTCTTACAGTAGGAAAGGGAAGTAAAAATCCTCCTAGATTTATTCATATAACTTACAAACCTAAAAATCCTAAAAAGAAAATTGCAATCGTTGGGAAAGGTGTAACCTTTGATAGTGGTGGACTTAACATAAAACCAGAACAGTTTATGAAAACGATGAAATCAGATAAAGCTGGTGCTTGTGCAGTTCTTGGAATAATGAAAGCAGTTGGAGAACTAAAACCAGATGTGGAAATTCATGCTCTTATTCCGACCGTTGAAAATATGCCAGGTGGAAAGGCTTATAGACCTGACGATATTATTGTTTATAAGAATGGAAAAAGCGTTGAAATCCACTCTACAGATGCTGAAGGAAGGCTTATACTGGCAGATGCTCTTATTTACGGTTCTGAACTTGAACCAGATGTAATGATTGATATGGCAACATTAACTGGGGCCTGTGTAGTTGCTCTTGGATACTATACTTCAGGACTTTTTACAAATGATGATAAACTGGCAAATACTTTCCTTAAACTATCAGCTGAAACCGGCGAGAAAATGTGGAGAATGCCATTAGATGAAGATCTAAAAGAAGATATTAAAGGAGCATATTCTGACCTTCAAAACGTTGGAAAGACAAGATACGGTGGAGCAATAACAGCTGCTCTCTTTTTACAGAACTTTGTTGATTTTGAAAAAGTAAAATCTTGGGCTCACATTGATATTGCAGGTCCTGCATTTCTTGATAAGGAATGGAAATATTATTCTCCAGGAGCTACAGGACAGCCTGTAAGAACTGTCGTTGAATATATAGTTTTGGAAAATTAG
- a CDS encoding nitrilase-related carbon-nitrogen hydrolase, which translates to MKKSFKAYAVQFETVTGKFERNYSRFLTFLNLCEKGSLVVIPEVFLTGFYYEDIESAARFSERIVSELLEFSKGLELTLVYTVIEKINNKFFNSVQVIDKGRLLLSRPKIKLFAPMDEDKYFVAGSEKDLKLVETSIGVIAPVICFELRFSEIFLELLKNGAEIFTVSAQWGKARKEHWKVLTSARAIETQRFLVASNGIGEMAGNSIIVDPWGRILSSAGESEGIISGRIDLSVIKQVERKLPMGR; encoded by the coding sequence TTGAAGAAAAGCTTTAAAGCCTACGCAGTTCAGTTTGAAACAGTCACAGGCAAGTTTGAGAGGAACTACAGCCGATTTTTAACGTTTCTAAACTTGTGCGAAAAAGGTTCTTTGGTTGTTATTCCTGAGGTTTTCCTCACAGGTTTTTACTATGAAGATATCGAATCTGCTGCAAGGTTCTCCGAAAGGATCGTTAGTGAGCTTTTAGAATTTTCAAAAGGACTTGAGCTTACCCTCGTTTATACGGTAATTGAGAAGATTAACAACAAATTCTTTAATTCTGTTCAAGTTATTGATAAAGGTAGACTCCTTCTTTCTCGTCCCAAGATAAAGCTTTTTGCTCCAATGGATGAAGATAAATATTTTGTTGCTGGAAGTGAAAAGGATTTGAAGCTCGTAGAAACTTCCATTGGCGTAATAGCACCTGTAATCTGTTTTGAGCTAAGGTTCTCTGAAATCTTTTTAGAGCTTTTGAAAAATGGAGCTGAAATCTTTACAGTTTCTGCCCAGTGGGGAAAAGCAAGGAAAGAACACTGGAAAGTTTTAACTTCTGCAAGAGCCATTGAAACACAGCGCTTTCTGGTTGCATCAAACGGTATTGGTGAAATGGCAGGAAACTCAATAATTGTTGATCCGTGGGGAAGAATCTTATCTTCTGCTGGAGAGAGTGAAGGAATAATTTCAGGAAGAATAGATTTATCTGTAATAAAACAGGTTGAGAGAAAGCTTCCAATGGGGAGGTGA